A portion of the Salminus brasiliensis chromosome 9, fSalBra1.hap2, whole genome shotgun sequence genome contains these proteins:
- the LOC140561794 gene encoding protein crumbs homolog 1-like, with translation MSRLSTLVWSILLLSAGAFSEEDAEVCDTNPCQNGGLCVSLGGDYRCECSKEPQNQHLYGGQNCTVVLLGCERHRCQNGATCTAYLSNGRHRYQCSCPEGFAGTRCQTSTTFSFENSGFLLVQSPIEDASVTLNVTLSFRTVQSTATLLRCQVNEQSLTLELQEGHLRHTLRQLQDVQPVLVELPLDVSNGLWHTAHAFLHSNGLLGVSLLDPSCTPETCHREVLVEGSESNPLLELGSGLAEIQSMYIGGTGEEQQNRYTEDDITVERGAASYFLGCMRDIRLHSRMVVPGSGVRQVNVSLGCTERDACQDGPCQNRGRCINLGWRQHTCECHRPYEGERCSEEYVAARFGNEDLESFAVFSMDDEPEDSFTVSMFVRTRQLQGLLLILSNSTSQYLRLWLEGGKVKAQVNNFESLLGRENVNDGHFHLVSVFLEPGRLSFTQSARPQGSVATRRLMVQAGDAVYVGGLPDRKASLAFGGYFKGCIQDLRLGSRSLQFYPINTTVSSYTPKDMVEVTRGCTGDDSCSKNPCLNGGVCYSMWDDFTCSCPPNTAGRRCEEVKWCDLSPCPATAACLTHRQGFECVSNVTFREGSPVITHRSNGKIRRVLSSISLSFRSRKRDATLLHAERKSEFITISLQNERLALELQVGEFAPLLRVQSRMAVNDGSWHSAVLSMDNPALQNSTWTMLVDQQHQEATVSSVVSGDLDFLREDVDILLGGLGPWGNLEGCLGWVEIGGLSLPFYSQSELNLPRPQEEQFLKTSGSPSFGCWGSRVCEPNPCQNGGECQDLFDLFQCRCPSAWAGRVCETNTDSCFSNPCVHGSCRTVSAGFQCLCEAGYTGHHCEEEVDMCAGHKCSNGGTCLRGFKQFACLCPRNTTGPLCKERVPELPWYIDRIPYPKLPVSVCGDEKWNYSCFNGGNCSTLEEMCDCLPGFTGHWCEMELDECASNPCLNGGYCRNLINKFQCMCEMSFAGEHCQIDVSDFYLYVFLLLWQNIFQLLSYLILRLDDDPEIEWNAANDD, from the exons ATGTCAAGACTGAGCACGCTAGTGTGGAGCATTCTGCTGCTTTCTGCAG GTGCTTTCAGTGAAGAGGACGCTGAGGTGTGCGACACCAACCCGTGCCAGAACGGCGGCCTGTGTGTAAGCCTGGGTGGAGATTACAGATGCGAGTGTTCAAAAGAGCCCCAGAACCAACACCTGTATGGAGGTCAGAACTGCACAGTGGTGCTACTGGGCTGTGAGCGGCACCGGTGCCAGAACGGAGCCACCTGCACTGCTTACCTCAGCAATGGGCGCCACCGCTACCAGTGCTCTTGCCCCGAGGGCTTTGCTGGGACACGGTGCCAAACGTCCACCACGTTCTCCTTCGAGAACAGTGGCTTTCTCCTCGTCCAGAGCCCCATTGAGGACGCCTCGGTGACCCTGAATGTGACCCTGAGCTTCCGGACAGTCCAGAGCACGGCCACCCTACTGCGGTGCCAG GTGAATGAGCAGTCCCTCACACTAGAGCTGCAGGAAGGCCACCTACGGCACACCCTCCGACAGCTCCAGGATGTCCAGCCCGTCCTTGTGGAACTACCTCTGGACGTCTCAAACGGCCTCTGGCACACGGCCCATGCCTTCCTGCACAGCAACGGCCTGCTGGGGGTCAGTCTGCTTGATCCGTCCTGCACTCCCGAAACCTGCCACAGGGAGGTGCTGGTGGAAGGGTCTGAGTCAAACCCCCTGCTGGAGCTGGGATCCGGCCTGGCCGAGATCCAGAGCATGTATATCGGCGGGACGGGGGAGGAGCAGCAGAACCGTTACACTGAAGATG acaTCACTGTGGAGCGCGGAGCTGCCTCTTATTTCCTGGGCTGCATGCGGGACATCCGCCTCCATTCCCGGATGGTGGTGCCCGGCTCAGGGGTCAGACAGGTCAACGTGAGCTTGGGGTGCACTGAGAGAGACGCCTGCCAGGACGGCCCATGTCAGAACAGGGGCAGATGCATCAACCTGGGATGGAGGCAGCATACCTGCGAGTGCCATCGGCCGTACGAAGGAGAGCGCTGCTCGGAGG AGTACGTAGCTGCACGCTTCGGAAATGAAGACCTGGAGAGCTTTGCTGTCTTTTCCATGGACGATGAGCCTGAAGACTCCTTCACCGTGTCCATGTTCGTGCGCACCCGTCAGCTCCAGGGTCTCCTCCTGATCCTCTCCAACAGCACCAGCCAGTACCTCCGCCTGTGGCTGGAGGGCGGAAAGGTCAAAGCTCAAGTCAACAACTTTGAAAGTCTTCTGGGCCGGGAAAACGTTAACGACGGGCACTTTCATCTTGTGAGCGTGTTTCTGGAGCCGGGGAGGCTGAGCTTCACCCAGTCGGCCAGACCCCAGGGCAGCGTGGCCACCCGGAGGCTGATGGTCCAGGCTGGAGATGCGGTTTATGTTGGGGGTTTGCCAGACCGTAAAGCCTCCTTGGCATTTGGAGGCTACTTTAAAGGCTGCATCCAGGACTTACGGCTGGGCTCCAGAAGCCTCCAGTTTTaccccatcaacaccacagtcAGTTCCTACACACCGAAAGACATGGTGGAGGTGACCCGTGGCTGCACCGGAGATGACTCCTGCAGT AAAAATCCCTGTCTGAACGGAGGCGTGTGCTACTCCATGTGGGACGACTTCACCTGCAGTTGCCCTCCCAACACAGCAGGGCGGCGCTGTGAGGAGGTGAAGTGGTGTGATCTGTCTCCGTGTCCTGCCACCGCGGCCTGTCTGACGCACAGACAGGGCTTTGAGT GTGTCTCAAACGTGACTTTTCGTGAGGGCAGCCCTGTAATCACTCATAGAAGCAACGGGAAAATCCGGAGGGTCCTGTCCAGCATCTCCTTGAGTTTCCGCAGCAGGAAGCGCGATGCCACCCTGCTTCATGCTGAGCGCAAGTCTGAGTTCATCACCATCTCTCTTCAGAACGAACGCCTGGCCCTGGAGCTGCAG GTCGGAGAGTTCGCCCCCTTGCTACGAGTGCAGAGTCGTATGGCAGTGAACGATGGCTCCTGGCACAGCGCCGTCCTGAGCATGGACAATCCTGCTCTGCAGAATTCCACCTGGACTATGCTTGTGGACCAGCAGCATCAAGAGGCCACAGTGTCCTCAGTAGTGTCTGGAGATCTGGATTTTCTAAGAGAAGACGTGGATATCCTACTAGGCGGTTTGGGACCTTGGGGAAATCTGGAGGGCTGTCTGGGATGGGTGGAGATTGGCGGCCTTTCGTTGCCTTTCTACAGCCAGTCTGAGCTCAATCTGCCCAGGCCTCAGGAGGAACAGTTTTTGAAGACTTCTGGAAGTCCAAGCTTTGGCTGCTGGGGATCCAGGGTGTGCGAGCCCAACCCTTGCCAGAACGGAGGGGAGTGCCAGGACCTCTTTGATCTCTTCCAGTGCCGGTGCCCGTCTGCCTGGGCCGGACGAGTCTGCGAGACCAATACAGACTCCTGCTTCTCAAACCCTTGCGTCCACGGGTCCTGCCGCACGGTCTCTGCAGGTTTTCAGTGCTTGTGTGAGGCGGGATACACCGGTCACCACTGTGAGGAAGAGGTGGACATGTGTGCGGGACACAAGTGCAGCAATGGAGGCACCTGCCTCAGAGGCTTCAAACAGTTTGCCTGTCTCTGTCCGAGAAACACAACCGGACCTCTCTGCAA AGAAAGAGTTCCAGAACTTCCATGGTACATTGACCGAATCCC GTATCCCAAGCTGCCGGTCTCAGTCTGTGGGGATGAAAAGTGGAACTATAGCTGCTTCAACGGGGGGAACTGCTCGACTTTGGAGGAAATGTGTGATTGCCTGCCTGGTTTCACTGGACACTG GTGTGAGATGGAGCTGGACGAGTGCGCCTCCAACCCCTGTCTGAACGGAGGCTACTGCCGCAACCTCATCAACAAGTTCCAGTGCATGTGTGAGATGAGCTTTGCGGGGGAGCACTGTCAGATCGACGTCAGCGACTTTTACCTCTATGTCTTCCTGCTCCTGTGGCAGAACATCTTCCAGCTGCTCTCCTACCTGATCCTCCGCCTGGATGACGACCCGGAGATCGAGTGGAACGCCGCAAATGATGACTAA
- the zbtb41 gene encoding zinc finger and BTB domain-containing protein 41, with product MKAKRKANPTRPSPAKRKANAPAEGLGSSSAGPAEKCENGETGVDAAVAAEKRCLRISQSDSCFLKFLNKDRQAVPSFCDIVVTVRGKTYPAHKVVLAFGSSYFHAKLSENPSLDRISFDNVESASFAHLLDFLYTSEMEVQEGQIPSLAEAACFFDMMEAVNLLAGEAEPAPGRQENGEEEEVEEEEEEEEEEEEEEPKTSHLEGSAQKPQAETQCSFCGRTFRYKKSLDNHVAKMHSISTYAKEAEGVVIKTADPVVSTRKSSRSRRTRFEKQETRSSHGIESNIQRDENAEEVATSVEDDEEEEEEEEEEDDENGGDQREQGVQAETPMEEEVSVRLEDRRKASDDDGESEATGMSLGPETVQSSEDVAKSQGPAEQVKGHVYPEGLAPVIVQSSSKKTLKCPKCDKTFDRIGKYESHTRVHTGEKPFQCDICLQRYSTKSNLTVHKKKHASDAPVQRKDHKCPFCSKLHASKKTLGKHVKRFHPDRIQEFLSMRKRKSEGWKCDICHKSFTRRPHLEEHMILHTQDRPFKCAYCDEYFKSRFARLKHQEKFHLGPFPCDICGRQFNDTGNRKRHIECTHGGKRKWTCYLCGKSVRERTTLREHLRIHSGEKPHLCSICGQSFRHGSSYRLHLRVHHDDKRYECEECGKTFIRHDHLKKHRKIHTGERAHQCEECGKCFRRADHLTVHYKSIHLGEKVWRKYKAVVHQCEVCKKEFRGKTNLMTHFRTHSGEKPHRCVICNQTFRIKKTLTKHMVIHSDVRPFNCPHCSATFKRKDKLKYHVDHVHSGRPASQSPSHLSAASNDKLPGALASSETAKVYKSVLQGDVCVPVTLVPVQMPEENDLTHSVQQQQQQLQQPGNYQPATDLVFLEKYTLTPQPANIVHPVRPDQMLDPRDQSYLGTLLGLDTASAVQNMAASEHPH from the exons ATGAAGGCCAAAAGGAAAGCCAACCCAACCCGGCCATCGCCAGCGAAGAGAAAGGCTAACGCCCCTGCCGAGGGATTGGGATCGTCATCTGCTGGCCCAGCAGAAAAGTGCGAGAATGGAGAAACTGGTGTGGACGCCGCTGTGGCTGCGGAGAAACGCTGTTTGCGGATTTCCCAAAGCGACAGCTGCTTCCTCAAGTTCCTGAACAAGGACAGGCAAGCGGTGCCGTCGTTTTGCGACATCGTCGTCACAGTGCGTGGAAAAACATACCCCGCCCACAAGGTGGTGCTAGCGTTCGGCAGCAGCTATTTTCACGCTAAGCTGAGCGAAAATCCGTCCCTGGACCGCATCAGCTTTGACAATGTGGAGAGTGCCAGCTTTGCCCACCTGCTGGACTTCCTGTATACTTCCGAGATGGAAGTGCAAGAAGGCCAGATCCCTTCGCTAGCTGAGGCGGCCTGCTTCTTCGACATGATGGAGGCGGTGAACCTTTTGGCAGGGGAGGCAGAGCCTGCTCCCGGGCGACAGGAGaatggagaagaagaagaagtagaagaggaagaggaagaggaggaggaggaggaggaggaggaacctAAAACATCTCATCTGGAAGGGAGTGCTCAGAAGCCTCAAGCGGAAACTCAGTGCTCGTTCTGTGGCCGGACGTTCCGCTATAAGAAGTCGCTAGATAACCACGTGGCTAAGATGCACAGCATTAGCACTTATGCTAAGGAGGCAGAAGGAGTGGTCATCAAGACTGCGGATCCTGTGGTCAGCACCCGCAAATCGTCCCGAAGCAGAAGGACCAGGTTTGAGAAGCAGGAGACTAGAAGTAGCCACGGAATTGAGAGCAACATCCAACGCGACGAGAACGCAGAAGAAGTGGCTACGTCTGTTGAGGAcgatgaggaggaggaagaggaagaggaagaagaagatgatgagaATGGTGGTGACCAACGAGAACAGGGAGTCCAGGCAGAAACCCCtatggaggaggaggtgagCGTAAGGCTCGAGGACCGCAGGAAGGCCAGTGACGATGATGGTGAGAGCGAAGCTACTGGGATGTCTTTGGGTCCGGAGACGGTACAGAGCTCCGAAGATGTGGCTAAATCACAGGGCCCAGCAGAACAGGTCAAAGGCCACGTTTACCCAGAGGGACTGGCACCAGTTATCGTCCAGAGCTCCAGCAAAAAGACCCTCAAATGCCCCAAGTGTGACAAGACGTTTGACCGAATAG GAAAATATGAGAGTCACACCAGAGTTCACACGGGGGAAAAGCCCTTCCAGTGCGACATCTGCCTGCAGCGTTACTCCACCAAGTCCAACCTTACTGTGCACAAGAAGAAGCACGCCAGTGACGCTCCCGTCCAGAGGAAAGACCACAAATGCCCCTTCTGCAGCAAGCTTCACGCTAGCAAAAAGACGCTGGGCAAACATGTCAAAAG GTTCCATCCTGACCGCATCCAGGAGTTCTTGAGtatgaggaagaggaagagtgaAGGGTGGAAGTGTGAT ATCTGCCACAAATCTTTCACTCGCCGGCCTCATCTGGAGGAGCACATGATCCTGCACACTCAGGACAGGCCCTTTAAATGTGCTTACTGCGACGAATACTTCAAATCACGCTTCGCTCGATTAAAACACCAGGAGAAGTTTCACCTAG GACCTTTCCCATGTGATATCTGTGGAAGACAGTTTAACGACACAGGCAACCGAAAGAGGCACATAGAGTGCACCCACGGTGGCAAGAGGAAGTGGACCTGCTACCTTTGTGGGAAATCAGTCAGAGAGAG AACCACCCTCAGGGAGCACCTGAGGATCCACAGCGGGGAGAAGCCTCACCTCTGCAGCATCTGTGGCCAAAGCTTCCGTCACGGCAGCTCCTACAG GCTACATCTTCGCGTGCACCATGACGACAAGCGGTAcgagtgtgaggagtgtggcAAAACGTTCATTCGTCACGACCATCTAAAGAAACACAGGAAGATACACACGG GAGAGCGAGCGCACCAGTGCGAGGAGTGTGGGAAGTGTTTCCGACGTGCTGACCATCTGACTGTCCATTACAAAAGCATTCACCTGGGAGAGAAAGTCTGGCGAAA GTACAAGGCCGTCGTGCACCAGTGTGAAGTGTGCAAGAAAGAGTTCAGAGGGAAGACCAACCTCATGACCCATTTCAGGACACATTCAG GTGAGAAGCCCCACCGCTGCGTCATCTGCAACCAGACTTTTCGGATTAAGAAAACTCTGACCAAGCACATGGTCATCCACTCGGACGTCCGCCCCTTTAACTGTCCGCACTGCAGCGCCACTTTCAAACGCAAGGACAAGCTAAAATACCACGTGGACCACGTCCACAGCGGACGTCCCGCGAGCCAGTCCCCGTCCCATCTCTCCGCTGCCTCGAACGACAAGCTCCCGGGAGCCCTGGCCTCCTCCGAGACGGCCAAAGTGTACAAGAGCGTCCTGCAGGGTGACGTGTGCGTCCCCGTCACTCTGGTGCCCGTCCAGATGCCCGAGGAGAATGACCTGACCCATTcggtccagcagcagcagcagcagctgcagcaaccAGGCAACTATCAGCCGGCGACTGACCTCGTGTTCCTGGAGAAGTACACGCTGACGCCTCAGCCGGCGAACATAGTGCACCCGGTGCGGCCGGACCAAATGCTGGACCCCCGGGACCAGTCGTATCTAGGCACTCTGCTGGGCCTGGACACGGCCAGCGCCGTCCAGAACATGGCTGCTTCTGAGCATCCCCATTAG